The Podospora pseudocomata strain CBS 415.72m chromosome 1 map unlocalized CBS415.72m_1, whole genome shotgun sequence genome has a segment encoding these proteins:
- the ERV46 gene encoding ER-derived vesicles protein erv46 (EggNog:ENOG503NVB2; COG:U) → MAAKSRFTKLDAFTKTVEDARIRTTSGGIVTIVSLIVVFFLAWGEWQDYRRIEIHPELIVDKGRGERMEIHLNVSFPRVPCELLTLDVMDVSGEQQHGVQHGVVKTRLRPLSEGGGVIEAKALALHARDEEAAHLDPNYCGPCYGAAPPVHAQKPNCCQTCDEVKEAYAAQAWAFGRGEGIEQCEREHYAEKLDEQRNEGCRIEGNVRVNKVIGNFHIAPGKSFSNGNMHVHDLKNYWDTPVKHTFTHEIHHLRFGPQLPDGLAKKLGKNKALPWTNHHVNPLDNTHQETDDVNYNFMYFIKIVPTSYLPLGWEKTWQGFKDQHHKELGSFGQSADGSLETHQYSVTSHRRSLSGGDDGSEGHKERLHAKGGIPGVFFSYDISPMKVINREERPKSFLGFLAGLCAIVGGTLTVAAAVDRALFEGGMKLKKLRSKDL, encoded by the exons ATGGCTGCGAAATCGAGATTCACAAAGCTCGATGCTTTTAcaaagacggtggaggatgcgCGAATCAGGACGACGTCGGGTGGTATCGTTACCATCGTCTCGTTGATTGTGGTGTTCTTCCTGGCTTGGGGAGAATGGCAGGACTACAGGAGGATAGAGATCCATCCCGAGCTGATTGTTGACAAGGGGAGAG GCGAGCGCATGGAGATTCACCTCAACGTCAGCTTCCCACGAGTGCCCTGCGAGCTGCTGACCCTCGATGTCATGGATGTATCCGGCGAGCAACAACACGGCGTCCAACACGGTGTCGTCAAGACTAGACTGCGTCCTCTCAGCGAGGGTGGCGGTGTTATCGAAGCCAAGGCTCTGGCTCTCCATGCTCGCGACGAAGAAGCTGCCCACCTCGATCCCAACTACTGCGGTCCCTGCTATGGCGCTGCTCCCCCTGTCCACGCGCAAAAGCCCAACTGCTGCCAAACATGcgacgaggtcaaggaggcgtATGCCGCTCAGGCTTGGGCTTTCGGTAGGGGCGAGGGTATCGAGCAGTGCGAGCGCGAGCACTACGCTGAGAAGCTCGACGAGCAGCGCAATGAGGGCTGTCGCATCGAGGGTAACGTTCGTGTGAACAAGGTCATTGGCAACTTCCATATTGCCCCTGGCAAGAGTTTCAGCAACGGAAACATGCACGTCCACGACCTCAAGAACTATTGGGACACGCCTGTTAAGCACACCTTCACCCACGAGATCCATCATCTGCGCTTCGGCCCGCAGCTTCCTGATGGTCTGGCGAAGAAGCTTGGCAAGAATAAGGCTCTACCATGGACCAACCACCACGTCAACCCCCTTGACAACACTCACCAGGAGACCGATGATGTCAACTACAACTTCATGTACTTCATCAAGATTGTGCCCACCTCTTATCTTCCTCTCGGCTGGGAGAAGACATGGCAGGGATTCAAGGACCAGCACCACAAGGAGCTGGGTTCGTTTGGTCAATCGGCCGATGGCAGCCTTGAGACTCACCAGTATTCGGTTACCAGCCATAGGCGCAGCTTGtccggtggtgatgatggttctGAGGGCCACAAGGAGCGCCTCCACGCCAAGGGTGGTATTCCcggcgtcttcttctcctaT GACATCTCCCCCATGAAGGTTATCAACAGAGAGGAAAGGCCAAAGTCGTTCCTCGGTTTCCTGGCTGGTCTCTGTGCCATCGTCGGTGGTACCCTGACCGTGGCCGCTGCTGTCGACCGTGCTCTGTTTGAGGGTGGCATGAAGCTCAAGAAGTTGAGGTCCAAGGATCTATAA
- a CDS encoding uncharacterized protein (EggNog:ENOG503P5F2; COG:J), translating into MSTSQKTPVLRLPSTPPPPILTLTPKTHTTIEIRPFNIFDARPVARIANSPRIASCMRNTFPYPYTSKDANHWLLIATRSYSDPETKPTKSGKPLLLDYAIIVNGVLVGDIGLKPLWDVESDTFEIGYWLGEEFWGVGIMTVVLKEFIAWVWEQFPTVRRLEAMVFDFNEGSKKVLSKVGFVQEGVKREAVRKGDKIHDMVVFGLLRREWTTQVLSVSAEP; encoded by the coding sequence atgtCCACCTCCCAAAAGACTCCGGTTCTGAGGCTCCCatcgacccctccaccaccaatcctgaccctcacccccaaaacccacacaACCATCGAGATTCGCCCCTTCAATATTTTCGATGCCCGCCCTGTCGCCCGCATAGCCAACAGCCCCCGCATCGCCTCTTGCATGCGGAATACATTCCCGTACCCCTACACATCCAAAGATGCCAACCACTGGCTTCTCATCGCTACCAGATCTTATTCAGATCCGGAAACTAAACCGACCAAATCCGGCAAACCTCTTCTCTTGGACtacgccatcatcgtcaatgGCGTCCTCGTCGGCGATATCGGCCTCAAGCCTCTCTGGGATGTCGAATCCGACACTTTTGAGATCGGGTACTGGCTAGGAGAAGAGTTCTGGGGCGTGGGGATCATGACGGTGGTCTTGAAGGAGTTTATcgcttgggtttgggagcaGTTTCCGACTGTTAGGAGGTTAGAGGCCATGGTGTTTGACTTCAATGAAGGTAGTAAGAAGGTGTTGAGCAAGGTTGGGTTCGTTCAAGAGGGTGTGAAACGGGAGGCGGTGAGGAAGGGTGATAAGATACATGAtatggttgtttttgggctGTTGAGGCGGGAGTGGACTACACAGGTGCTTAGTGTCTCGGCAGAGCCATGA